In Desertifilum tharense IPPAS B-1220, a genomic segment contains:
- a CDS encoding argininosuccinate synthase, translating into MGRATKVVLAYSGGVDTSVCIPYLKNEWGIEEVITLAADLGQGDELEAVREKALKSGASISLVADATESFVTEYAFPAIQANSLYENRYPLSTALARPLIAKLLVEAAEKYGADAIAHGCTGKGNDQVRFDVSIGALNPNLKILAPAREWGFSREQTIEYGERFGIPAPVKKSSPYSLDKNLLGMAIEAGILEDPYAEPPEEVFQMTKGLAATPDEPEYVEISFEKGVPVAVNGQSLAPVELIKTINTLVGNHGVGRIDMIENRLVGIKSREVYETPALLVLIQAHRDLESLTLTADVTQYKRGIEETYSRLVYNGLWYSPLKGALDAFVQQTQERVNGTVRIKLFKGTANIVGRKSENSLYSMGLASYGEEDQFDHKAAEGFIYVWGLPTRVWSQKHQS; encoded by the coding sequence ATGGGTCGTGCTACTAAAGTTGTATTGGCTTACTCCGGCGGCGTTGATACCTCAGTGTGCATTCCTTACCTCAAAAACGAGTGGGGAATCGAAGAAGTCATTACCCTCGCCGCCGACTTGGGTCAGGGGGATGAACTCGAAGCCGTGCGGGAAAAAGCCTTAAAATCAGGAGCAAGCATTTCCCTGGTTGCAGATGCCACAGAAAGCTTTGTCACCGAGTATGCCTTTCCGGCCATTCAAGCCAATTCCCTCTATGAAAACCGCTACCCGCTTTCTACCGCTCTAGCGCGTCCTTTAATTGCTAAACTACTGGTAGAAGCAGCCGAGAAGTATGGCGCAGATGCGATCGCGCATGGCTGTACCGGCAAAGGAAACGACCAAGTTCGCTTTGATGTATCCATCGGCGCGCTAAACCCCAACCTTAAAATTCTCGCACCCGCTAGGGAATGGGGATTTAGCCGCGAACAAACCATCGAATACGGCGAACGCTTTGGCATTCCCGCACCCGTGAAAAAATCCTCCCCCTACAGCTTAGACAAAAACCTGTTGGGCATGGCGATCGAAGCCGGAATTTTAGAAGACCCCTACGCCGAACCTCCGGAAGAAGTCTTCCAAATGACCAAAGGCCTCGCAGCGACACCAGACGAACCCGAATACGTCGAAATCAGCTTTGAAAAAGGCGTTCCCGTCGCCGTCAACGGTCAATCTTTAGCCCCCGTTGAACTGATCAAAACCATCAATACCCTAGTGGGCAATCATGGCGTCGGTCGAATTGATATGATCGAGAACCGCCTAGTCGGGATTAAATCGCGAGAAGTGTACGAAACCCCAGCTTTGTTGGTTCTCATTCAAGCACACCGCGACCTAGAAAGCCTCACCCTCACCGCAGATGTCACCCAATACAAGCGAGGAATTGAAGAAACCTATTCCCGCCTAGTCTATAACGGTCTGTGGTACAGCCCCTTGAAAGGAGCCTTAGACGCCTTTGTCCAACAAACCCAAGAACGGGTCAATGGCACAGTCCGCATTAAGCTATTCAAGGGAACCGCGAATATCGTCGGCCGTAAGTCCGAAAACTCCCTCTATAGCATGGGACTAGCCTCCTACGGCGAAGAGGATCAATTTGACCACAAAGCCGCAGAAGGATTTATCTACGTTTGGGGACTTCCCACCCGCGTCTGGTCGCAAAAACATCAAAGCTAG
- the trmD gene encoding tRNA (guanosine(37)-N1)-methyltransferase TrmD: MPFRFDIVTLFPDFFTSPLKSGLLGKALSRGIAEVYLTNPRDFTTDKHRKVDDEPYGGGVGMLMKPEPIFAAVESLPILERRIVLLMTPQGEPMNQPLFRELALNYDQAIAICGHYEGVDERVLHLVDREVSLGDFVLTCGEIPALTLINGVTRLLPGTVGKEASLKAESFEAGLLDYPQYTRPAEFRGHKVPDVLLSGHHGEIERWRKSQQVQRTRSRRPDLYLEWLKQQNSSEMNSSDRL; encoded by the coding sequence ATGCCTTTTCGATTTGATATTGTGACATTATTCCCAGACTTTTTTACCTCGCCGCTGAAGTCGGGTTTGCTGGGGAAAGCTTTAAGCCGGGGGATCGCTGAGGTCTATTTAACCAACCCTCGCGATTTTACAACCGATAAGCACCGTAAAGTGGATGATGAACCCTACGGGGGTGGGGTGGGGATGTTGATGAAACCGGAACCGATTTTTGCGGCGGTGGAATCTTTACCCATTTTAGAACGGCGCATTGTGCTATTGATGACGCCTCAAGGCGAACCCATGAACCAGCCCCTATTCCGGGAGTTAGCCCTTAATTACGATCAGGCGATCGCCATTTGCGGTCATTATGAAGGGGTTGATGAACGGGTGTTACATTTGGTGGATCGGGAGGTATCGTTAGGTGATTTTGTCCTAACTTGCGGTGAAATTCCGGCGCTAACGCTTATTAATGGCGTCACGCGCTTGCTTCCGGGAACGGTGGGGAAAGAAGCCTCTCTCAAGGCGGAAAGTTTTGAGGCGGGGTTGCTGGACTATCCTCAATATACCCGTCCGGCGGAGTTTCGCGGCCATAAAGTCCCCGATGTGCTGCTTTCGGGTCATCATGGGGAGATCGAACGCTGGCGCAAATCTCAGCAAGTGCAACGAACGCGATCGCGCCGCCCCGATCTTTATCTAGAATGGCTTAAACAACAGAATAGTTCTGAAATGAATTCTAGCGATCGCCTATAA
- a CDS encoding TIGR02281 family clan AA aspartic protease: MPQQTSIALCCKLFPCFVTLWVASLSGIPSAIAQEQQGCFFVDSSGRAVSLGGICNGDSPSRRVYQARIKRRLGGIPVIDVTFNGNQTFEMIVDTGASGSLITASMAQALRVVPTRVEISAIADGSRVIFPVGYVQSIGVGGAVVRNVPVAIAERMDIGLLGHDFFGDYDVTIRRDVVEFRR; this comes from the coding sequence ATGCCACAGCAAACCTCGATCGCCTTGTGCTGCAAGCTATTCCCCTGTTTCGTCACGCTCTGGGTTGCCAGTTTAAGCGGAATACCCAGCGCGATCGCCCAAGAACAACAGGGCTGTTTTTTTGTAGACTCATCAGGACGGGCTGTCAGTTTAGGCGGGATTTGTAATGGCGACTCTCCATCCCGTCGCGTGTATCAAGCCAGAATTAAACGCCGCCTGGGGGGAATTCCCGTCATTGATGTTACCTTTAACGGCAATCAGACCTTTGAGATGATTGTCGATACAGGCGCTAGCGGTAGCCTAATCACCGCCTCAATGGCCCAAGCCTTGCGCGTCGTTCCTACCCGCGTGGAGATTTCCGCCATTGCAGATGGTTCGCGAGTCATATTTCCAGTCGGTTACGTGCAATCCATTGGCGTTGGCGGGGCTGTCGTTCGGAATGTACCCGTTGCGATCGCAGAACGCATGGACATCGGCCTCCTCGGTCACGACTTCTTCGGCGACTACGATGTCACCATTAGACGGGATGTTGTCGAGTTTCGCCGCTAA
- the cphA gene encoding cyanophycin synthetase, with protein MKILKTLTLRGPNYWSIRRHKLIVMRLDLEELAEKPSNEIPGFYEGIVQALPSLVEHFCSPGCRGGFLSRVQQGTYMGHIVEHVALELQTLAGMSVGFGRTRETSTPGTYQVVFEYLNEQAGRYAGRAAVRLCQSIVETGSYAESELEQDLQDLRELWADAALGPSTETLVKEAESRGIPWMPLSARFMIQLGYGVHSKRLQATMSDRTSILGVELACDKEGTKRILRDAGIPVPRGTVIQYLDELEDAILDVGGYPLVIKPLDGNHGRGITINVTNWEQAEAAYDAASNASKTRSVIVERYYEGSDHRVLVVNGKLVAVAERIPAHVIGDGKSTIAQLIEETNRDPNRGEGHDNVLTRIEVDRTSLQLLEAQGYTLDSIPPVGEMCKLRATANLSTGGIAIDRTDEIHPENIWLAERVVKIIGLDIAGIDIVTPDISRPLREVGGVIVEVNAAPGFRMHVRPSHGIPRNVAEPVMDMLFPPGSPSRIPILAVTGTNGKTTTTRLVAHIMKQTGQTVGYTTTDGTYIGNYLVEAGDNTGPQSAELILKDPTVEIAVLETARGGILRSGLAFDRCDIGVVLNVAADHLGLGDIDTIEQMAQVKSVLAEAVSPQGYAILNADDPLVSQMAKRVKSQIAYFSMTPDNPIVQRHTQQGGLAAVYENGYLSILKGDWTLRIEQATKVPMTMEGRAPFQIANALAACLATFAHGMKIEDIRAALKTFIASVQQTPGRMNLFNLGDYHALIDYAHNPHSYEALGGFVRNWPGERIGIIGGPGDRRDEDFVTLGKLSAQMFDRIIIKEDDDTRGRPRGDAAQWIALGIEEVNPAMKYETILEETQAVNQALDLAPKGSLVVILPESVSRAIELIEARKPIPSNLSSPVENRQEVRN; from the coding sequence ATGAAAATCCTGAAAACCTTAACCCTACGCGGCCCCAACTATTGGAGCATCCGACGCCACAAACTTATTGTGATGCGGCTCGATCTAGAGGAGTTAGCAGAGAAACCTTCCAATGAAATTCCTGGCTTTTACGAGGGCATTGTCCAAGCCCTTCCCAGTTTAGTCGAACACTTCTGTTCGCCTGGGTGTCGCGGCGGATTTCTTTCCAGAGTTCAGCAAGGCACCTACATGGGTCACATTGTCGAGCATGTGGCATTGGAGTTGCAAACCTTAGCGGGTATGTCCGTTGGATTTGGCCGCACCCGCGAAACCTCAACCCCTGGCACCTATCAAGTTGTTTTTGAGTATCTTAACGAACAAGCCGGACGCTACGCCGGAAGAGCTGCCGTCCGCCTGTGCCAAAGTATTGTAGAAACTGGCAGCTATGCGGAGAGCGAATTAGAACAAGATTTACAGGATCTTCGAGAACTCTGGGCAGATGCTGCCCTAGGCCCTTCCACCGAAACCCTCGTCAAAGAAGCCGAATCGCGAGGAATTCCTTGGATGCCCTTAAGCGCCCGGTTTATGATTCAACTGGGTTACGGCGTGCATAGCAAGCGCCTGCAAGCCACCATGAGCGATCGCACCAGCATCTTAGGCGTTGAACTCGCCTGCGACAAAGAAGGCACCAAACGCATATTGCGCGATGCAGGCATTCCCGTGCCGCGCGGCACCGTCATCCAATACCTTGACGAACTCGAAGACGCCATCCTTGATGTGGGTGGCTATCCCCTCGTTATTAAACCCCTAGACGGCAACCACGGACGCGGCATCACCATCAACGTCACCAACTGGGAACAAGCCGAAGCCGCCTACGACGCCGCCAGCAACGCCTCCAAAACCCGCAGCGTCATTGTTGAACGCTACTACGAAGGCAGCGATCACCGCGTCTTAGTCGTCAACGGCAAACTCGTCGCCGTTGCCGAACGCATCCCCGCCCACGTCATTGGCGACGGCAAATCCACCATCGCCCAACTGATCGAAGAAACCAACCGCGACCCCAACCGAGGCGAAGGACATGATAACGTCCTGACACGCATTGAAGTAGACCGGACCAGCCTGCAACTGCTCGAAGCTCAAGGTTATACCCTCGATAGCATCCCGCCCGTTGGGGAAATGTGCAAGCTCAGAGCCACCGCCAACCTGAGTACCGGAGGAATTGCGATCGATCGCACCGATGAGATTCACCCGGAAAATATTTGGCTGGCCGAACGCGTCGTTAAAATTATTGGACTCGATATTGCGGGGATTGATATCGTAACCCCCGATATTAGCCGACCCCTGCGCGAAGTCGGTGGCGTCATCGTGGAAGTGAACGCGGCCCCAGGGTTCCGGATGCACGTTCGCCCCAGCCACGGCATTCCGCGCAACGTTGCCGAACCTGTGATGGATATGCTGTTTCCCCCCGGTTCGCCGTCGCGCATTCCCATCCTGGCGGTTACGGGAACCAACGGCAAAACCACCACTACCCGTCTGGTTGCTCACATTATGAAGCAAACCGGGCAAACCGTCGGCTACACCACCACCGATGGTACTTATATCGGCAACTATTTAGTAGAAGCAGGCGATAATACGGGCCCCCAAAGTGCCGAACTGATTCTTAAAGATCCAACCGTAGAAATTGCAGTTTTAGAAACAGCACGCGGGGGGATTCTCCGCAGCGGATTAGCGTTTGATCGCTGCGATATTGGCGTGGTTTTGAACGTCGCCGCCGACCATTTGGGCTTAGGAGATATTGATACCATCGAGCAGATGGCGCAGGTGAAAAGCGTCCTGGCAGAAGCCGTTAGCCCCCAAGGATACGCGATCCTCAACGCTGACGATCCGTTAGTCTCGCAAATGGCAAAGCGGGTGAAGTCGCAGATTGCCTATTTTTCCATGACCCCTGATAATCCGATCGTGCAGCGCCATACCCAACAGGGAGGACTGGCGGCTGTTTATGAGAATGGCTATCTCTCTATTTTGAAGGGCGATTGGACTTTGCGAATTGAGCAAGCCACCAAAGTACCGATGACAATGGAGGGTCGCGCGCCGTTCCAAATTGCGAATGCGCTAGCGGCTTGTTTGGCAACTTTTGCTCACGGGATGAAGATTGAAGATATCCGCGCTGCGCTGAAAACGTTTATCGCTTCGGTACAGCAAACGCCAGGACGGATGAATTTGTTCAATTTGGGCGATTATCATGCCTTAATTGATTATGCTCATAACCCCCACAGCTATGAAGCGTTGGGCGGATTTGTGCGGAATTGGCCCGGCGAACGGATTGGGATTATTGGCGGCCCTGGCGATCGCCGCGATGAGGATTTTGTCACCCTCGGCAAGCTTTCGGCGCAAATGTTTGACCGGATTATTATTAAAGAGGATGATGATACGCGCGGCCGTCCGAGGGGTGATGCGGCGCAATGGATTGCGTTGGGGATTGAAGAGGTCAATCCAGCGATGAAGTATGAAACGATTTTAGAAGAGACTCAAGCAGTCAATCAGGCTTTGGATTTGGCTCCGAAGGGGAGTTTAGTCGTAATTCTACCTGAATCTGTGAGTCGGGCGATTGAGCTGATTGAAGCTCGAAAACCTATTCCGAGCAATCTTTCGTCTCCTGTAGAAAATCGCCAGGAAGTGCGAAATTAG
- a CDS encoding AI-2E family transporter, which yields MHRSNRPEYLQRLLLTLGIIALFFAILSLLWILADVLLLVFIGVLVAIVLRTLAKPIARYSPLSAQWALIVVLAILAVGAIAVGWWLIPEIISQFNQLVEGLQVALAQVEAFLSQFGLGQQWFDDIFSAGGPQPFRPTLINRITGTFTQTLGILANLFFIGFIGLFVAIDPEMYRRGIVRLVPPRGRSRTREIIDSLVAGMRAWLLGRVISMVAIGVAIGVGLWLMGIPLALVLGLLTGLLEFIPIVGPILSAGPAILIAITLGFKEALYVAIFYLVMQQLEGNILTPIVQQKTVHLPPALTLTAVLAMGFLFGPLGVLVATPVAAVLYILVKELYLKDLIERDRH from the coding sequence ATGCACCGATCTAACCGTCCGGAATACCTCCAGCGACTCCTCCTGACCCTAGGCATTATTGCCCTATTTTTTGCCATCCTCTCGTTACTTTGGATACTGGCAGATGTTCTGTTATTAGTCTTTATTGGCGTCCTCGTCGCAATTGTGCTGCGAACCCTAGCTAAACCCATTGCGCGGTATAGTCCGCTTTCTGCCCAATGGGCGCTGATTGTCGTGCTAGCGATCCTAGCAGTCGGGGCGATCGCCGTAGGATGGTGGCTGATCCCCGAAATCATTAGTCAATTCAACCAACTCGTTGAAGGATTGCAGGTAGCCTTAGCCCAAGTTGAAGCCTTTCTCTCGCAGTTTGGTCTGGGTCAGCAGTGGTTTGACGATATCTTTTCCGCAGGGGGACCGCAACCCTTTAGGCCAACCCTGATTAACCGGATTACAGGCACATTTACCCAAACATTAGGGATTTTAGCCAACCTCTTCTTTATTGGGTTTATCGGGCTATTTGTAGCCATCGATCCAGAGATGTATCGCCGAGGGATCGTGCGTCTGGTTCCTCCGAGGGGGCGATCGCGAACTCGCGAAATCATCGATAGTTTAGTCGCCGGAATGCGGGCTTGGTTGCTAGGGCGCGTGATTTCAATGGTGGCGATTGGGGTAGCGATTGGGGTGGGATTATGGTTAATGGGAATTCCCTTAGCCCTAGTTTTAGGTTTGTTGACGGGGTTGCTGGAGTTTATCCCCATTGTCGGCCCCATTCTCTCCGCCGGGCCCGCTATTCTGATTGCGATTACCCTCGGATTTAAAGAAGCGCTGTACGTGGCGATTTTTTACCTAGTGATGCAGCAGTTAGAGGGAAATATTCTCACCCCCATCGTCCAACAAAAAACGGTTCATCTCCCTCCAGCTTTAACCCTGACTGCGGTTTTGGCGATGGGCTTTTTATTTGGGCCGTTGGGAGTGCTGGTGGCTACCCCAGTCGCGGCCGTGCTGTATATTTTAGTCAAAGAGCTTTATCTCAAGGATTTGATTGAGCGCGATCGCCATTAA
- a CDS encoding YihY/virulence factor BrkB family protein, translating to MPIFSDGSGSSAFIRLHNSQFKAIALSISSPRPMLSLGGFGKVKPNLHLSKPLMMNLRDLWRLLKETVAELQFNQISLLASSLAYYTVLSLPPLIVVMIMLVGAIFGEAAAQGEVVNQIQDIVGEEGAGAVQTAIANMREDTGGGTLRLIVNLGFLAFGASGVFAQIQDALDRIWEVKPEPRRHLFHFFRKRLLSFAMVLVIAFLLFVSLVINTGLGAMVQYLSEFLPDLVPVWRILSFLLTLIGATLLFAAMYTILPDAKVEWRDAMVGATITAILFMLGQFFFSIFLNQTDFASAYGVAGSIVILLVWTFYTAHILFLGAEFTKVYARMHGSPIVPEEYAVSRESEAQTSERRNK from the coding sequence ATGCCCATTTTCAGCGATGGAAGTGGCAGTTCCGCATTTATCCGGTTGCACAATTCTCAATTTAAAGCGATCGCCCTCTCGATTTCTTCTCCTAGACCGATGCTAAGTCTTGGAGGTTTTGGCAAGGTAAAACCGAATCTGCATCTGTCTAAACCGCTCATGATGAATCTGCGCGATCTTTGGAGATTACTCAAAGAAACTGTAGCCGAACTTCAGTTTAATCAAATCTCGCTTTTGGCTTCCTCCCTGGCTTACTATACGGTTTTGTCTCTCCCGCCATTAATTGTGGTGATGATTATGCTGGTTGGGGCAATTTTTGGCGAAGCGGCGGCGCAGGGTGAGGTGGTTAACCAAATTCAAGATATTGTTGGCGAGGAAGGCGCGGGGGCGGTACAAACTGCGATCGCCAATATGCGAGAAGATACAGGTGGGGGAACTTTACGATTGATCGTTAATTTAGGCTTTTTAGCCTTTGGGGCGTCGGGGGTGTTTGCCCAAATTCAAGATGCACTCGATCGCATTTGGGAAGTTAAACCGGAACCGCGCCGCCATCTGTTTCACTTCTTCCGCAAACGCCTTCTCAGTTTTGCAATGGTTCTGGTGATTGCATTTTTGCTGTTTGTCTCGCTTGTCATTAATACGGGACTAGGGGCGATGGTGCAATATCTTAGCGAATTTCTTCCCGATTTAGTCCCTGTTTGGCGGATTCTCAGCTTTTTGTTAACGCTGATTGGCGCAACGCTTCTATTTGCTGCCATGTATACTATTTTGCCCGATGCCAAGGTGGAATGGCGCGATGCAATGGTGGGGGCTACCATTACTGCAATTCTATTTATGCTCGGTCAATTTTTCTTTAGTATTTTTCTCAATCAAACCGACTTCGCTTCGGCCTATGGGGTCGCAGGCTCTATTGTGATTCTGTTAGTTTGGACATTCTACACCGCGCATATTCTCTTCCTGGGGGCAGAGTTTACTAAGGTCTATGCTCGAATGCATGGTTCTCCTATTGTCCCAGAGGAGTATGCAGTTTCTAGAGAGTCTGAAGCTCAAACCTCGGAGCGCAGGAACAAATAG
- a CDS encoding cyanophycinase: protein MLQLESQSLAQEMPQSTKTAVMIIGGAEDKVHGREILHTFFSRAGAADAAIAIIPSASREPAVIGERYQHIFEEMGAKEIQILDIRDRDAGNDPQWQEYLNRCTGVFMTGGDQLRLCGLLADTLVMETVRQRTLEGKITLAGTSAGAAVMGYQMIAGGGSGESPNRSLVDLTTGLGIVSDVIVDQHFHNRNRMARLISAIASHPQCIGIGIDEDTCAMVEGDGLIQVMGKGTVTILDPGELTHTNEPNVGATEPLSVFNLRLHVLCHGDRYDMRSRKVISPES from the coding sequence ATGTTGCAGCTTGAATCGCAATCTCTTGCACAGGAAATGCCTCAATCTACGAAAACCGCAGTGATGATTATCGGCGGTGCTGAAGACAAAGTTCATGGCCGAGAAATCTTGCACACTTTCTTTAGTCGGGCAGGGGCAGCCGATGCAGCGATCGCAATTATTCCGTCAGCGTCTCGCGAACCTGCGGTCATTGGCGAACGCTACCAGCATATCTTTGAAGAAATGGGAGCCAAAGAAATCCAAATCTTGGATATTCGCGATCGCGATGCGGGCAACGACCCTCAATGGCAAGAATACCTCAATCGCTGCACGGGGGTATTTATGACCGGAGGAGATCAACTGCGCTTATGTGGTTTACTCGCCGATACCCTCGTCATGGAAACCGTGCGTCAACGCACCCTAGAAGGTAAAATCACCCTCGCCGGAACCAGTGCTGGGGCCGCCGTCATGGGGTATCAAATGATCGCAGGCGGGGGCAGTGGCGAGTCGCCCAATCGCTCCTTAGTAGACCTGACAACCGGCTTAGGGATTGTGTCTGATGTGATCGTCGATCAGCACTTTCACAACCGCAATCGCATGGCCCGGTTAATTAGCGCGATCGCCTCTCATCCTCAGTGTATTGGCATCGGTATTGATGAAGACACCTGTGCGATGGTTGAAGGCGACGGCTTAATTCAAGTCATGGGCAAAGGTACCGTCACCATCCTCGATCCAGGCGAACTCACCCATACCAACGAACCCAACGTTGGGGCAACTGAACCCTTAAGCGTCTTTAACTTGCGGTTGCACGTTCTGTGTCACGGCGATCGCTACGATATGCGATCGCGCAAAGTGATTTCCCCGGAAAGCTAA